Genomic DNA from Peribacillus simplex:
AAAAACCAAAGGAAGTGGCAGCAGCCGTACCTTTAGACCGTTTACTGATAGAGACCGATTGTCCATACCTGGCTCCCCATCCTTATAGAGGGAAGCGTAATGAACCTTCGTATGTGAAGCTTGTTGCTGAACAAATTGCAGAAATCAAACAACTCACATTAGAGGAAGTTTCCCAGGCAACAACGGAAAATGCCAAGAAATTATTCGGCATTAACTGACATTTTTTTTTACAATATCTCCCGGGATTCATTAGCTAAAATTGAATTTTTTTAAGGTTTCTACAAATTTCACTCCTACTATAGGTTTATTATGTCGAGAAGTCGCCCTTTCCTTTTCAATATGAAATATGCATAATAGGTAGTAATTTCCTGAATGAGAAGTGAATGGGTTGACAGCTTGATAACTAAGTCTATATAATCACCGGGAGGAAGGAGGAGTTTTTCATTCTATTAAAAACTATGAAAAACCTTATTCCCAAACCTTTTGGGAAGAAGAGGATGGCAATTGCCATTTGCAGTGCTATTCTTGTTTCTACAGCATTGGGAATATTGATATATCAAGGAACAAAGGATACAGTAACAATCATGCTAGACGGAAAAAAAGAGGTAGTGCGTACACACGCGGCTACTGTAAATGATATGTTGGAAGATTTAGAGATTACCGTTAAAGCTGCAGACTATGTCCACCCATCTAGAACCACCAAGGTTGATGATGATTTAGAGGTGGTTTGGAAGCCTGCACAAAAAATCGTCATGGTACAGGATGGTAAGACGAAGGATGTTTGGTCCACCGCCGATACGGTAGATGAACTTTTAAAAGACCAAAATCTTAGGGTGAAGGAACAGGATAAGATCACCCCTTCGAAAAATACGAAGCTGAAAGCGAATATGGAAGTTGCCATAGACAAAGCCTTTTCACTGAAATTAGTGGTAGGTGGAGACGAAAAGCAGGTATGGTCAACTTCGACTACTGTCGCTGACTTTTTAAAGCAACAAGGGGTAAAACTCAATGATTTGGATCGAGTTGAGCCGGAATTAACCGAAAAAGTTGAAGCTGAGAATACGGTAAACGTAGTTCGAATTGAAAAAGTCACCGATGTAGTGGAAGAACCAGTTGACTTTGCTGTCATAACTAAAAAAGATGACTCTTTATCAAAAGGGAAAGAGAAAATTGTCAAAGAAGGAAAAGACGGACTCATTTCCAAAAAATATGAAGTTGTTAAGGAAAATGGCAAAGAGGTTAAAAGAGAATTACTTTCAGAAAAAGTAGTTAATAAAAAGCAGGATAAAGTTGTAACGGTCGGAACTCGAACGACGGTTGCCCAGGCATCACGCGGAGTAACTAACGTTAGTTCTACAAGCGGAAAAGAAATATACGTATCATCAACAGCTTATACTGCCAGTTGTAAGGGCTGTTCCGGTGTCACGTCCACAGGCGTGGATCTAAAGAGTAATCCGGGTGCCAAAATCATCGCTGTCGATCCAAACGTAATTCCTATGGGATCGAAAGTATATGTAGATGGCTATGGCTATGCAGTAGCTGCTGACAAAGGCGGAGCAATAAAGGGAAATAGGATTGACGTCTTCTTTTCTTCAAAAAATGATGCCTATCGCTGGGGTGTAAAGAGGGTAAAGGTTCGTGTATTGGACTAATAAGGTTTCTCTCGCAGGAGATGAATTCGTCTCCTGTTTTTTGCGTTTTATTTTCCATTTGTTGAAAAACCCTATGTAAAACTGTTTTAATAAGATAGACGTCTCACATAAGGTTTCAATTACGGGGGACCGGTTACGTTTATCCAAGAGCTAATCAAAGCGTTTGCGCTTTTCTGTATGGAGGAAACCATGAAAAAGATTAAAGAAATTATCGTTGTAGAAGGAAAAGATGATACGGTAGCGATAAAAAGGGCTGTTAATGCTGATACAATAGAAACCAACGGTTCCGCGGTGAATGAATCTTGTATTGAGCAGGTGAGGCTTGCACAAAAGACACGTGGAGCCATCATTTTCACAGACCCCGATTTTCCAGGCCAAAAAATCAGGAATATCATTTCAGAACAAGTAAAAGGCTGTAAACACGCCTTTTTAACGAAGAAGGAAGCCCTTCCTAAGGCAGGTAGAGGAATTGGTGTGGAGCATGCTTCTCCTGAGGCAATTCGTAATGCTTTAAAGGATGCCCAATTAATGGATGAAGAGGCTTCAGAAGAGATTTCACAGCAGGATTTAATAGATGCAGGTTTAATCGGAGGATCTGGTGCCAAGGAACGAAGGGAAAAACTTGGATCTATTTTAAAAATCGGGTTTACCAATGGTAAACAGTTATATAAGAGACTAAAAATGTTCCAAATATCGACTGAGGCTTTTGAGAAAGCAATGGTACAGATAATTCAGGAGGAAAAAAATGAATAAGGATATTGCAACCCCTGTCAGAACGAAAGAAATATTAAAGAAATATGGATTCTCCTTTAAAAAGAGCTTAGGCCAGAACTTTTTAATCGATACGAATATCTTGAAACGTATTGTTGAACATGCCAATTTAACTGAGGAAAGCGGCGCCATCGAAATTGGGCCAGGAATAGGGGCATTGACGGAACAACTAGCGAAAAGCAGCAGAAAGGTTGCGGCCTTTGAGATTGATCAGCGTCTGCTGCCCATCTTATCGGATACACTGTCTCTCTATAACAATGTAAACATCATTCACGGGGATGTTCTCAAAGCTGATGTCAAAAGGGTCATCGAGGAGGAATTTGCTGGCTTTTCGGACCTGATGGTTGTTGCAAATCTGCCATACTATGTCACGACGCCCATCATTTTAAAGCTATTGTCCGAGGACTTGCCCATTAGAGGCATCGTCTGTATGCTGCAAAAGGAAGTGGCTGATCGAATTGCCGCAAAACCTGGGACAAAGGAATACGGTTCTTTATCCATTGCCATTCAATATTATACTGAAGCCGAAACAGTGATGATAGTACCTAAAACGGTATTCATGCCTCAGCCTAATGTTGATTCAGCTGTAATCCGTCTTACAAGGCGCGTGAAGCCGATCGTCGAGGTCCTGGATGAGGATTTCTTCTTCATTGTGACCCGGGCGAGCTTTGCCCAGCGTCGGAAAACGATTTTAAATAACTTAACCAGTCAGCTGCCAGATGGTAAATCGAAAAAAGAACTTATACTTGCGGCTCTCGAAGCCGCGGAAGTGGATCCTTCCAGACGGGGGGAAACGCTGAGCATCGAAGAATTTGGCCGCTTAAGTGATGCATTATTGCCGAATTTCAAATAAAGGAAATGTGAAGGATTCAAGTCGGAATGGGGTCAATCCCAGCTTCCGGCTTTTTTTATTTTGAAATTGGCCAACCATGAGGAAACATACCTGAAAATGTAATCAATCCCCACCTTTCACCATTCAAGAATGGTTCGCATAACTTAAGAATGAAAATAAACTAGGGCGGGCTGAAAATAAGTCTTCTCATGGGGTGGGGCCATGAATATTCAAATAAACGATATTGTTGGTCGGATTTCTTATAAATGCGACGTGTTGTTCCGGGTAATCGATATCCGTGATATTGACGGAAGACGTCAAGCTGTTCTTTATGGGGAGGATATCCGACTGATTGCAGATGCACCTTTTCAAGATTTAATGATCATTAATGATAATGAAAGAAATGATCGACAAAGGTCGAATGAGGTACTTCAAGAACAATCTTACCGCTTATTAACACAAGATCTAGAGCTGCAACAACAAAAAAATGGCTATCAATCCAGTAATGGTTATCGGTACAGCGGTGAATATTTTCAGATACCAGGGAGGGTCCTCCATGTTGATGGGGATGCATCTTACTTAAGGAAATGCATGGATCTATATCAGAAATTCAGTATTCCGGTCAATGGCATCTATTGCAATGAAAAGGAAATGCCCCAAAGAATCGGGGGGTTGTTGGACCATTATCGGCCGGACATTCTTGTTGTAACCGGTCATGATGCCTATTCAAAATCAAAAGGACCGATATCCGATATTAATGCCTACCGTCACTCAAAGGATTTTGTACAGACGGTTAGAGAGGCTCGTAGGAGGGTTTCTAATTTAGACCAGCTGATTATATTTGCCGGGGCTTGTCAGTCGCATTTTGAATCGCTGATCCAAGCGGGGGCAAATTTTGCAAGTTCTCCTTCCCGTGTTAATATACATGCTCTTGATCCGGTATATATCGTCGGAAAGATAAGCTTTACGCCTTTTTCCGATCATATTCATGTATGGGATGTGCTTAGGAATACATTAACTGGAGAGAAGGGCTTGGGGGGAATTGAGACAAAAGGGGTGTTACGGACCGGGTTGCCTTTCAAGCCATTTCAGGAAGAATGAACGAGCTGCATTTTGAAAGAATGCAGCTTGCTTTTCGTGAGTAAGAATTCGGATATCGTCAAAGAAAAACTGGTTTTTTGTTGAGTAATGTCAGTAGGTAATATTTTAAATACGAAAATTCGGCTTAATAGATAATGAAATAGTTCGTTTACATAATTTTTCATTTCCCAGGATATAATAAAATTGTTCGCGATTTTGCCGAATTTCAGATAAAAATATATTGACTACATTTTTAAGTGCTGATATAATTTATTATTTTGTTTGCGTATATTTGTAAATTGTGATATACTTAACTTAGTGAGGTGGACCGAAAATGCCAAAAACTCTAGCTGATATTAAAACTGCACTTGATTCAAACCTAGGTAAAAGATTGCTCTTAAAAGCAAACGGTGGAAGAAGAAAGACTGTAGAACGATTCGGAACTTTGGCGGAAACTTATCCGGCTGTTTTTGTAATTGAGCTCGACCAAGATGAAAATGCGTTTGAAAGAGTATCTTACAGCTATGCGGATGTTTTAACGGAAACCGTAGAACTAACATTTTTAAACAAACAACAAGAGATGTAACTTAGACGAGGCAGTGAACAACTTTGTTTGCTGCTTTTTGTTTTGTATGGAATACCTGTGAGCTCCAATAAAAAGGCTTAAAAAGGATGTAATGAAATAGCGTATGATGCAAACACTAGGCATGTGACGGCATGTGAAAGGGGTTGCTTCGCTTGAGCAGGAAAAAAGGGATTATGTCAAATGATCTTAAAGAGGAATTGGCTAAAGAACTTGGATTTTACGATGTTGTCCAGAAAGAAGGCTGGGGAGGAATCCGGGCCAGGGACGCAGGGAACATGGTAAAACTTGCTATCGAAAAAGCACAACGTCAATTGGTGAACAAAGAGTAAGATAAAACACTTAATTGCATCATGCCGTCATGTTGAAAGAAACCGGACTCTTTATACAATGTATAGCTCCATTCATTTTTGCTTACATTGTAGTTAAGGAGTCTGGTTTTTTTATGTATTGGTGATTGCCATACGGATATGTAGCAAATCTTTTGGGATGCAGGAAGCAGCTGCTCTCCAATGTGCCTACATGTGTCTATTCTCCTCTAAGGGCCGATCTTAGCTTCATTACATTGAAATTACGATGAAAAAACCTTTAGAATATAAACAAATATGATAGAATAGGACAAGAACTTTTAAGAACGTTAAAGTAGGTGGACATATTGAAGCTTATGGAAAAAGCCCCGGCTAAAATTAATTTGGCTTTGGATGTGCTTTTCAAACGGCCTGATGGGTATCATGAGGTGGAAATGATCATGACGACAGTCGACCTTGCCGATAGAATTGAACTAAAGGAAATAACGGGAAATCATATTCAAATTCTATCCCATAATCGATTTGTTCCGGATGATCACCGGAATTTAGCTTATCAAGCTGCATTTATTCTAAAGGAACGTTTTGGGATCAATAAAGGTGTTTCCATAACTATAGAGAAAAATATACCTGTAGCCGCAGGGCTTGCTGGTGGAAGCAGTGATGCCGCAGCTACCTTGAGAGGCTTAAATAGACTGTGGAAGCTTGGTCTTTCCATGGATGAACTTGCGGAAATAGGAGCTGAAATTGGCTCTGATGTTTCATTTTGTGTATATGGAGGAACGGCATTGGCCAGGGGGCGCGGGGAAAAAATCACGCATCTTCCCGCACCGCCAAAATGCTGGGTCATCTTGGCCAAACCGACGATCGGCGTATCGACAGCAGATATATACAAAAGGCTCCAAACTTCAAAAATGGAGCATCCGGATGTACCTGGAATGATTTCGGCTATTATGGAAAACAATTATCACGATGTATGTGAAGGGTTGGGTAATGTTCTGGAACAAGTGACATTGCAGTTATACCCAGAGGTTGCGAACATTAAAGATCAAATGAAGACATTTGGAGCGGATTCGGTCTTGATGAGCGGAAGTGGTCCGACCGTTTTTGGTTTGGTGGAACACGATTCGCGCATGCAAAGAATTTATAATGGACTTCGCGGATTTTGTGATCAAGTCTATGCGGTCCGTTTACTGGGTGATCGAAACAATCTTGAATAGAAACGTACATTAGTGGTATAGTTGCTATATAATATTCGGAATTCACAAAGGGGGTGTCTCAATGAAATTTCGTCGCAGCGAGAGGCTAGTCGATATGACCAATTATTTATTAGAACATCCAGGGGAACTTGTTTCGCTGACTTATTTTGCTGAAAGATATAGTTCGGCAAAGTCCTCGATCAGTGAAGATTTGACAATCATCAAAGATACCTTTGAACAACGCGGCATAGGATCTTTAACAACCGTTCCAGGTGCGGCAGGTGGAGTGAAATATATTGTTTCCATCAAGGAAGAAGAAGCCAATGCCTTCATTGACGGATTATGCGATACGATCGCTAGTCCAGAAAGGCTACTTCCTGGCGGTTATCTATATATGACAGACATATTAGGACATCCGCAAACCGTGAATAAGGTTGGAAGGATAATCGCTTCAATGTATGCCAAGAAAAACATCTCAGTCATCATGACAATGGCAACCAAAGGGATATCATTAGCATACGCCGTGGCAAATTATTTGAATGTTCCAGTTGTAATTGTAAGTAGGAATAATAAAGTAACGGAAGGTTCTACAGTGAGCATCAATTATGTTTCAGGCTCTTCAAAGAGGATCCAGACTATGGTACTCTCTAAGAGAAGCTTGGTTGAGGGTTCAAATGTATTGATTGTAGATGATTTCATGAAGGCTGGGGGTACCGTTAATGGTATGATCAGCCTATTGGATGAATTTAAGGCAACAGTTGCCGGAATAGCGGTGCTGGTCGAATCCGAACATACGGAGGAGTGCCTTGTCGAGGATTATGTTTCTTTAATCAAGTTGACGCAGGTGGTCGAAAGAGACAAGAAAATCAATGTAAGCCGTGGGAATTATTTTACGAAAAAGGAATAGGGGGAATCATTTAATGAAAACGATACATACTGATGAAGCACCGGCAGCAATCGGACCATATTCACAAGGCGTAATCGTGGATAAGTTATTTTTCAGTTCAGGACAGATCCCACTTACTGCTTCTGGTGAGATGGTGACTGGGGATGTAAAGGAACAAACACACCAGGTCTTTAAGAATCTCCAAGCTGTATTGAAAGAAGCTGGGGCTTCATTGGAAACGGTCATTAAGGCCACAGTATTCATTAAAAGTATGGATGATTTCAGTTCGATTAATGAAATATACGGAGAATATTTTTCTGCTCACAAACCTGCTCGCTCTTGCGTAGAGGTTGCTCGCCTTCCTAAAGATGCACTAGTGGAAATAGAAGTGGTAGCGCTCGTTAAATAAACGGGCGTTTTTTTTATGTTTAAGGGAATACTTAATGGGTTTTCCTGTAATGTAAGGATGATTTTTAACATTTTTGAAAACTAGGCTGAATTTTCTAAAAAAATTACAGATAATAGAAGGAGTTCACGTTTTTTTGTTGAATATGTACTTTAAGTTTTAACAACAACAAAAAGGGATGGTGAGCTTAAATG
This window encodes:
- the rsmA gene encoding 16S rRNA (adenine(1518)-N(6)/adenine(1519)-N(6))-dimethyltransferase RsmA, encoding MNKDIATPVRTKEILKKYGFSFKKSLGQNFLIDTNILKRIVEHANLTEESGAIEIGPGIGALTEQLAKSSRKVAAFEIDQRLLPILSDTLSLYNNVNIIHGDVLKADVKRVIEEEFAGFSDLMVVANLPYYVTTPIILKLLSEDLPIRGIVCMLQKEVADRIAAKPGTKEYGSLSIAIQYYTEAETVMIVPKTVFMPQPNVDSAVIRLTRRVKPIVEVLDEDFFFIVTRASFAQRRKTILNNLTSQLPDGKSKKELILAALEAAEVDPSRRGETLSIEEFGRLSDALLPNFK
- the yabG gene encoding sporulation peptidase YabG, which produces MNIQINDIVGRISYKCDVLFRVIDIRDIDGRRQAVLYGEDIRLIADAPFQDLMIINDNERNDRQRSNEVLQEQSYRLLTQDLELQQQKNGYQSSNGYRYSGEYFQIPGRVLHVDGDASYLRKCMDLYQKFSIPVNGIYCNEKEMPQRIGGLLDHYRPDILVVTGHDAYSKSKGPISDINAYRHSKDFVQTVREARRRVSNLDQLIIFAGACQSHFESLIQAGANFASSPSRVNIHALDPVYIVGKISFTPFSDHIHVWDVLRNTLTGEKGLGGIETKGVLRTGLPFKPFQEE
- a CDS encoding RidA family protein; this encodes MKTIHTDEAPAAIGPYSQGVIVDKLFFSSGQIPLTASGEMVTGDVKEQTHQVFKNLQAVLKEAGASLETVIKATVFIKSMDDFSSINEIYGEYFSAHKPARSCVEVARLPKDALVEIEVVALVK
- the ispE gene encoding 4-(cytidine 5'-diphospho)-2-C-methyl-D-erythritol kinase; the protein is MKLMEKAPAKINLALDVLFKRPDGYHEVEMIMTTVDLADRIELKEITGNHIQILSHNRFVPDDHRNLAYQAAFILKERFGINKGVSITIEKNIPVAAGLAGGSSDAAATLRGLNRLWKLGLSMDELAEIGAEIGSDVSFCVYGGTALARGRGEKITHLPAPPKCWVILAKPTIGVSTADIYKRLQTSKMEHPDVPGMISAIMENNYHDVCEGLGNVLEQVTLQLYPEVANIKDQMKTFGADSVLMSGSGPTVFGLVEHDSRMQRIYNGLRGFCDQVYAVRLLGDRNNLE
- the veg gene encoding biofilm formation stimulator Veg; this translates as MPKTLADIKTALDSNLGKRLLLKANGGRRKTVERFGTLAETYPAVFVIELDQDENAFERVSYSYADVLTETVELTFLNKQQEM
- a CDS encoding G5 and 3D domain-containing protein; translation: MAIAICSAILVSTALGILIYQGTKDTVTIMLDGKKEVVRTHAATVNDMLEDLEITVKAADYVHPSRTTKVDDDLEVVWKPAQKIVMVQDGKTKDVWSTADTVDELLKDQNLRVKEQDKITPSKNTKLKANMEVAIDKAFSLKLVVGGDEKQVWSTSTTVADFLKQQGVKLNDLDRVEPELTEKVEAENTVNVVRIEKVTDVVEEPVDFAVITKKDDSLSKGKEKIVKEGKDGLISKKYEVVKENGKEVKRELLSEKVVNKKQDKVVTVGTRTTVAQASRGVTNVSSTSGKEIYVSSTAYTASCKGCSGVTSTGVDLKSNPGAKIIAVDPNVIPMGSKVYVDGYGYAVAADKGGAIKGNRIDVFFSSKNDAYRWGVKRVKVRVLD
- the rnmV gene encoding ribonuclease M5; this translates as MKKIKEIIVVEGKDDTVAIKRAVNADTIETNGSAVNESCIEQVRLAQKTRGAIIFTDPDFPGQKIRNIISEQVKGCKHAFLTKKEALPKAGRGIGVEHASPEAIRNALKDAQLMDEEASEEISQQDLIDAGLIGGSGAKERREKLGSILKIGFTNGKQLYKRLKMFQISTEAFEKAMVQIIQEEKNE
- a CDS encoding small, acid-soluble spore protein, alpha/beta type; amino-acid sequence: MSRKKGIMSNDLKEELAKELGFYDVVQKEGWGGIRARDAGNMVKLAIEKAQRQLVNKE
- the purR gene encoding pur operon repressor, with the translated sequence MKFRRSERLVDMTNYLLEHPGELVSLTYFAERYSSAKSSISEDLTIIKDTFEQRGIGSLTTVPGAAGGVKYIVSIKEEEANAFIDGLCDTIASPERLLPGGYLYMTDILGHPQTVNKVGRIIASMYAKKNISVIMTMATKGISLAYAVANYLNVPVVIVSRNNKVTEGSTVSINYVSGSSKRIQTMVLSKRSLVEGSNVLIVDDFMKAGGTVNGMISLLDEFKATVAGIAVLVESEHTEECLVEDYVSLIKLTQVVERDKKINVSRGNYFTKKE